Proteins encoded together in one Anopheles darlingi chromosome 3, idAnoDarlMG_H_01, whole genome shotgun sequence window:
- the LOC125953641 gene encoding peptidoglycan-recognition protein SC2-like, giving the protein MNKFAALLVVASVCLAGVSAQCPRIVTRAQWGARAASTSQLPIRPAPWVVMHHTAGAHCTTDAACNQQMRNIQSFHMDGNGWADIGYNFLVGENGAAYEGRGWGRQGAHAPGYNDRSVGMGVMGTFTNGIPNAAARTAARNLITCGVSLGHIASNYWLIGHRQAVATACPGNAFFNEIRTWPRFNPNV; this is encoded by the coding sequence ATGAACAAGTTTGCTGCtcttctggtggtggccagcgtcTGTCTGGCCGGTGTGTCCGCCCAGTGCCCGCGTATTGTGACCCGCGCCCAGTGGGGAGCTCGTGCGGCCAGCACCTCCCAGCTGCCGATCCGTCCGGCTCCGTGGGTCGTGATGCACCATACGGCCGGTGCTCACTGCACTACGGATGCTGCCTGCAACCAGCAGATGCGCAACATCCAGTCGTTCCACATGGACGGTAACGGTTGGGCTGATATCGGTTACAACTTCCTGGTCGGTGAGAATGGTGCCGCTTACGAGGGTCGCGGTTGGGGCCGTCAGGGTGCCCACGCTCCGGGATACAACGATCGCTCGGTCGGCATGGGCGTCATGGGAACCTTCACCAACGGCATCCCGAATGCGGCCGCCCGTACTGCCGCCCGGAACCTGATCACCTGCGGTGTCTCGCTTGGCCACATCGCCTCCAACTACTGGCTGATTGGACATCGTCAGGCCGTTGCCACCGCCTGCCCCGGCAATGCCTTCTTCAACGAGATCCGCACGTGGCCCCGCTTCAACCCGAACGTTTAA
- the LOC125953642 gene encoding sugar transporter SWEET1-like — MESIAVALQPHKDTVGLTAAIVTVIQFFGGVLAISEIRRRGSTAGFSVLPFLGGTAFCLLNVQFGQMLGDDGMIRVNFIGLVLHLIYVCAFYLYTEGPRKTAVWGQIGLAGALTVGVLSYVQYEDPKLVQFRFGLILTALLWTLVGMPLLGLGEILKKKSTAGLPFPMILLGSIVSFLWLLYGIILRSNFLVVQNLVALALCAIQLSLFIIFPAESIKPPPSPAKKSN; from the exons ATGGAATCAATCGCCGTTGCGTTACAACCGCATAAGGATACGGTCGGATTGACGGCGGCCATCGTCACGGTGATCCAGTTCTTCGGTGGAGTGTTGGCCATCAGCGAGATCCGGCGCCGCGGTTCGACGGCCGGTTTCTCCGTGCTACCGTTCCTCGGCGGTACCGCCTTCTGTCTGCTGAATGTTCAGTTTGGTCAGATGCTGGGGGATGATGGCATGATCCGGGTTAACTTTATCGGACTAGTGCTGCACCTGATCTACGTCTGCGCGTTCTATCTGTACACCGAGGGTCCACGTAAGACGGCTGTTTGGGGTCAGATCGGTTTGGCCGGTGCGCTTACGGTGGGTGTACTATCGTACGTGCAGTATGAAGATCCGAAGCTCGTCCAATTCCGGTTTGGGTTGATCCTTACGGCATTACTCTGGACACTAGTTGGTATGCCGCTGCTAGGACTG GGTGAAATtctgaagaagaaaagcacCGCCGGACTGCCCTTCCCGATGATCCTACTCGGCTCGATCGTGTCCTTCCTCTGGTTACTGTATGGCATCATCCTGCGGAGCAACTTTTTGGTG GTCCAGAATCTGGTCGCACTCGCTTTGTGCGCCATCCAGCTGTCCCTGTTCATCATCTTCCCGGCGGAATCGATCAAACCACCGCCAAGTCCTGCCAAAAAGAGCAACTAA
- the LOC125957517 gene encoding peptidoglycan-recognition protein SC2-like, translated as MNKFAALLVVASVCLAGVSAQCPRIVTRAQWGARAASTSQLPIRPAPWVVMHHTAGAHCTTDAACNQQMRNIQSFHMDGNGWADIGYNFLVGENGAAYEGRGWGRQGAHAPGYNDRSVGMGVMGTFTNGIPNAAARTAAQNLITCGVSLGHIASNYWLIGHRQAVATACPGNAFFNEIRTWPRFNPNV; from the coding sequence ATGAACAAGTTTGCCGCtcttctggtggtggccagcgtcTGTCTGGCCGGTGTGTCCGCCCAGTGCCCGCGTATTGTGACCCGCGCCCAGTGGGGAGCCCGTGCGGCCAGCACCTCCCAGCTGCCGATCCGTCCGGCTCCGTGGGTCGTGATGCACCATACGGCCGGTGCTCACTGCACTACGGATGCTGCCTGCAACCAGCAGATGCGCAACATCCAGTCGTTCCACATGGACGGTAACGGTTGGGCTGACATCGGTTACAACTTCCTGGTCGGTGAGAATGGTGCCGCTTACGAGGGTCGCGGTTGGGGCCGTCAGGGTGCCCACGCTCCGGGATACAACGATCGCTCGGTCGGCATGGGCGTCATGGGAACCTTCACCAACGGCATCCCGAATGCGGCCGCCCGTACTGCCGCCCAGAACCTGATCACCTGCGGTGTCTCGCTTGGCCACATCGCCTCCAACTACTGGCTGATTGGACATCGTCAGGCCGTTGCCACCGCCTGCCCCGGCAATGCCTTCTTCAACGAGATCCGCACGTGGCCCCGCTTCAACCCGAACGTTTAA